One part of the Bacteroidota bacterium genome encodes these proteins:
- a CDS encoding SpoIIE family protein phosphatase, with the protein MRTRAIFYIVLGALILGALLVLDLVAHSYTAIQGAVLELIRAGLQGAAMLWLARALEIVFFRTSSVSRPEEARRGADWPVRLVQRFAIILGASVLVALAPALFTLSVRHVTVPEPFKIEPATFPTVISIDILGAIWLMALVFVLMSFWQINLVRQSPRFARRRFVGWAITAAVLAVFTLWQSESVVPRNALTLTVYTVLVLATGLAALLLGYRLAWLPHASRIGKRKLLAFAALDAVLAAAALIAFGGDKLFADVLFERYALFWQMIAVATFGTLAIYFAMVFFSTLFSLSSTELVERKSAEVQSLAKLTRFSSDILSSELLLDLPRLAEQITSLACEATESDCAWLELRSSDDHETPVRCYIGIGERAAESIMEEAEGFPDAGRQVSSPRAELDRTRRPIIFQRRISTQQYLFPTPEQARGNKALHSMVAVPLLRKDEVRGGLYVAKNREDGFDDDDLTVLTAFTDVASLALETARLLQDSIEKQKFDGELRAARLMQKSLLPERFPNVPGFDIYAISIPAYDVGGDYYDASTLWDGSTMITIGDVSGKGISASLYMAETKGVVQALAPVMANMTELLEGTNEALMHNSPTLSSLRRSFVTLGLIAFTKRGVMYARAGHTPLLHVRADGQYQFYQPRGIAVGLIRRPDVAQTMEELKLEPLLGDVLVLFSDGITDARNPNGEELGYDRLAHYVSDNLDVSNSRDLTLKVLQSVAEFTQSGNFDDDATLVVMRCIE; encoded by the coding sequence ATGCGGACACGGGCAATTTTCTATATCGTCTTAGGGGCGCTCATTTTGGGAGCGTTGCTAGTGCTCGATCTCGTCGCGCACTCGTATACTGCTATTCAGGGCGCCGTGCTCGAGCTAATCCGGGCGGGACTTCAGGGCGCGGCCATGTTATGGCTGGCTCGGGCTTTGGAAATTGTATTCTTTCGAACGTCATCTGTCAGTCGCCCTGAAGAAGCCCGCCGAGGTGCCGATTGGCCCGTTCGACTTGTGCAGCGATTTGCGATTATTCTTGGCGCGTCGGTTCTGGTTGCCCTTGCGCCTGCGCTCTTTACCCTCTCGGTTCGACATGTAACCGTCCCGGAGCCGTTCAAAATCGAGCCGGCGACCTTTCCAACCGTCATTTCCATCGATATTCTTGGTGCCATCTGGTTAATGGCTCTCGTCTTCGTGCTCATGAGCTTCTGGCAGATCAACCTCGTTCGTCAGTCGCCACGATTTGCGCGTCGGCGGTTTGTCGGATGGGCAATCACTGCTGCCGTTCTTGCCGTCTTTACGTTGTGGCAATCCGAGTCCGTTGTGCCGCGAAATGCCTTGACCTTGACGGTTTATACCGTACTGGTACTTGCCACCGGGCTTGCGGCTCTGCTACTTGGGTATCGACTAGCATGGCTCCCGCACGCATCACGAATCGGAAAGAGAAAGCTCCTCGCGTTCGCAGCGCTCGATGCCGTGTTGGCTGCGGCCGCATTAATAGCGTTTGGTGGTGATAAGTTATTTGCCGATGTTCTTTTCGAGCGTTACGCTCTATTTTGGCAAATGATTGCGGTAGCGACATTCGGTACTCTTGCGATCTATTTTGCGATGGTCTTTTTCAGCACCTTATTCTCCCTTTCGTCGACCGAGTTGGTCGAACGAAAGTCTGCCGAAGTTCAATCGCTTGCGAAGCTCACCCGCTTTTCATCGGATATTTTGTCGAGCGAACTCTTGCTCGATCTACCGAGGCTGGCGGAGCAAATTACATCGCTTGCTTGCGAAGCGACCGAGTCGGACTGCGCATGGCTCGAACTTCGGTCATCGGACGATCATGAGACACCAGTTCGTTGTTATATAGGAATTGGAGAGCGTGCGGCTGAGAGCATCATGGAGGAAGCCGAAGGATTTCCTGATGCCGGACGTCAGGTTTCCTCGCCTCGCGCCGAACTCGATCGGACACGACGCCCCATTATCTTTCAGCGACGCATTAGTACCCAGCAGTATCTTTTCCCCACGCCTGAGCAAGCTCGCGGAAATAAGGCACTTCATTCAATGGTCGCCGTACCGTTGCTTCGCAAGGATGAAGTGCGAGGTGGACTTTACGTCGCCAAAAACCGTGAGGATGGTTTTGACGATGATGACCTGACTGTCTTAACCGCTTTCACGGATGTTGCCTCTCTTGCACTTGAAACCGCGCGTCTGCTTCAGGACTCGATAGAAAAACAGAAATTCGATGGCGAACTCCGCGCGGCAAGACTGATGCAAAAAAGTCTGTTGCCGGAGCGATTTCCGAATGTGCCTGGCTTCGATATATATGCGATTAGTATTCCTGCCTATGATGTAGGCGGAGATTACTACGATGCTTCCACTCTCTGGGATGGCTCGACGATGATAACGATCGGAGACGTCTCGGGCAAAGGCATCTCTGCTTCGCTCTATATGGCCGAGACGAAGGGTGTCGTTCAGGCGTTAGCGCCGGTCATGGCGAACATGACCGAACTGCTCGAAGGAACGAACGAAGCCTTAATGCACAATTCGCCAACTCTGTCATCACTCCGGCGTTCGTTTGTGACTCTCGGGCTTATCGCATTTACGAAGCGAGGCGTAATGTATGCACGAGCGGGGCACACACCACTCCTTCACGTCCGTGCCGATGGCCAGTATCAATTTTATCAGCCACGCGGAATTGCCGTCGGTCTCATCCGCAGGCCGGATGTCGCTCAGACGATGGAAGAACTCAAACTCGAACCGTTGTTGGGCGATGTACTGGTACTGTTTAGCGACGGGATTACGGATGCGCGAAACCCCAATGGGGAGGAATTGGGTTACGACCGCCTCGCGCACTATGTGTCAGACAACCTGGATGTCAGCAACTCCCGCGATTTGACACTCAAAGTGCTGCAATCCGTGGCTGAATTCACACAATCGGGTAACTTTGACGATGATGCCACCCTCGTTGTTATGCGATGCATCGAGTAA
- a CDS encoding stress response translation initiation inhibitor YciH, translated as MKLTDLTQLSGLLTAEQSAALEKERALRASKRKIGEGQDVQLYIDRKARRGKSVTIVAGLRLSTEMRDKLAKDLKHLVSAGGTVYQDTIELQGEHISRILEYLKENGFRVKTK; from the coding sequence ATGAAGCTCACAGATTTGACCCAGTTATCTGGCTTGCTCACTGCGGAGCAATCGGCCGCGCTTGAAAAAGAAAGAGCACTTCGTGCCTCCAAACGGAAGATTGGCGAAGGACAAGATGTACAACTCTACATCGACCGAAAGGCTCGGCGTGGCAAGAGCGTGACAATTGTTGCCGGGCTACGGCTTTCGACTGAAATGCGAGACAAGCTTGCCAAGGACCTGAAGCATCTTGTCAGTGCAGGAGGTACTGTGTATCAGGACACGATCGAACTTCAGGGCGAACACATTTCGCGCATCTTGGAATATCTCAAAGAGAACGGCTTTCGCGTTAAGACCAAATAG
- a CDS encoding rhomboid family intramembrane serine protease, producing MFRNLPPVCRALIIGLIASTVLSLISPSLVIASLPLYAESVLHGFQIWRILTYPFFFIASGHSLIGSLFTLLWNCMLIAFFGGELEEIIHSNRFWRALVVTLVAAGLVFLLLDPHGILAGPGILTMFVLGGFAYMWPKREISVFGVFWIKAWIIALVIFVVSIIPLSGFALDTSASNLFAPLAGAFGAMLYLHFTYRQYHFADTVFSRFEHNKTTANEADMPVEHRIDMILDKISRSGIDSLSREERDFLLKNTK from the coding sequence ATGTTCCGAAATCTTCCGCCAGTCTGTCGTGCACTAATTATCGGGCTAATTGCCTCAACTGTGCTTTCGCTAATCTCACCGTCGCTTGTGATTGCTAGTTTGCCTCTATATGCAGAATCTGTCCTTCATGGCTTCCAAATCTGGCGCATCCTGACCTACCCGTTCTTCTTCATTGCCTCCGGCCATTCACTGATCGGGAGCTTGTTCACCTTGCTATGGAATTGTATGCTCATCGCGTTCTTTGGGGGTGAATTGGAGGAGATCATTCATTCGAATCGGTTTTGGCGAGCGCTTGTCGTCACGCTCGTTGCCGCCGGACTGGTTTTTCTTTTACTTGATCCACACGGCATACTGGCGGGACCTGGAATTCTCACGATGTTTGTCCTTGGAGGTTTTGCCTATATGTGGCCGAAGCGCGAGATCTCGGTCTTCGGGGTCTTTTGGATCAAGGCATGGATTATCGCGCTCGTTATCTTTGTCGTCTCGATCATTCCGCTCTCAGGCTTCGCATTGGATACGAGCGCATCAAACCTTTTCGCGCCGCTCGCCGGCGCATTTGGCGCGATGCTTTACTTGCACTTCACTTACCGGCAGTACCATTTTGCTGACACAGTGTTTTCTCGTTTCGAGCATAACAAGACTACTGCAAATGAAGCTGACATGCCTGTCGAGCACCGGATTGACATGATTCTCGACAAAATCAGCCGCTCCGGAATCGATAGTCTATCTCGCGAGGAGCGGGACTTTTTGCTAAAAAATACAAAATAG
- a CDS encoding cytochrome c, protein MKNAARVLALAFSICSPFTGCNSGDNQQNSHAEASMQGSSAGAPDLSISMTPEAVSRGRATYMSSCAVCHGTQGRGDGPAAAALAAKPRDHTNGAYMDKLSNSHIYKVVKFGGVMFGYPAMPAQPSLGDDEIKDLIAFVRTLSSTYRRS, encoded by the coding sequence ATGAAGAATGCTGCCCGAGTGTTAGCACTCGCATTTTCTATTTGTTCCCCGTTTACTGGCTGTAATTCTGGCGATAATCAGCAGAATAGCCACGCTGAGGCTTCCATGCAGGGATCCTCCGCTGGTGCGCCGGATCTCTCAATTTCTATGACGCCAGAGGCTGTTTCGCGAGGCCGAGCGACCTACATGTCAAGTTGCGCGGTATGTCATGGGACACAAGGCCGTGGCGATGGCCCAGCGGCGGCGGCCTTAGCCGCCAAGCCTCGCGATCACACGAATGGGGCCTATATGGACAAGCTCTCGAACTCGCACATATACAAGGTGGTCAAATTCGGCGGAGTGATGTTTGGCTATCCAGCCATGCCTGCACAACCCTCGCTCGGCGATGACGAAATAAAAGATCTGATCGCGTTTGTCCGGACGCTTAGCAGTACGTATAGGCGATCCTAA
- a CDS encoding acyl-CoA dehydrogenase family protein, which translates to MLVDYYDIDSLLSEEQRMIRNTVRQFVETEVLPIIEEHSQAMSFPRELVAKIGALGLLGPTIPEEYGCAGLDSIVYGLIMQELERGDSGVRSFASVQSSLVMYPIFTYGTEEQRMKWLPRLATGEAIGCFGLTEPDYGSNPGGMVTNAKKTGSGYLLNGAKMWITNGTIADVAVVWAKLDGDDSRDIRGFLVERGMKGFTAPEMKGKYSLRASVTSELVFQDVELPEENLLPGALGIKGPLSCLTQARYGIAWGAIGAAMACYESSVDYAKSRIQWGRPIGGFQLTQLKLAEMLTEITKAQLLVWRLGTLKNEGTMRPQQVSLAKRNNVAMALDIARAARDLHGANGILGEYPIMRHMMNLESVKTYEGTHDIHTLILGEDITGLAAFGG; encoded by the coding sequence ATGCTGGTTGATTATTACGATATTGATTCTCTGCTCTCTGAAGAGCAAAGAATGATCCGCAACACCGTCCGTCAATTTGTAGAGACTGAAGTACTCCCGATCATCGAGGAGCACAGTCAGGCAATGAGCTTCCCGCGAGAGCTTGTAGCCAAGATCGGTGCACTCGGTCTGCTCGGTCCAACGATTCCCGAAGAATACGGCTGCGCGGGATTAGATAGCATCGTCTATGGACTCATTATGCAGGAGCTCGAGCGGGGCGATTCCGGCGTGCGGTCGTTTGCAAGCGTGCAAAGCTCGCTAGTCATGTATCCGATCTTTACCTATGGCACGGAGGAGCAGCGCATGAAGTGGTTGCCACGGCTTGCCACTGGTGAGGCAATCGGATGCTTTGGACTGACGGAGCCAGACTATGGGTCGAATCCCGGTGGGATGGTAACAAATGCAAAGAAGACGGGTAGTGGTTATCTTCTAAACGGCGCCAAGATGTGGATCACCAATGGCACAATTGCCGATGTTGCCGTCGTGTGGGCCAAGTTGGATGGTGATGATTCGCGAGATATTCGCGGCTTCTTAGTTGAACGCGGAATGAAAGGCTTCACAGCACCCGAGATGAAAGGCAAATACTCACTAAGGGCAAGTGTTACCAGCGAACTGGTTTTTCAAGATGTTGAACTTCCAGAGGAGAATCTCCTGCCCGGCGCTCTGGGGATTAAAGGACCGCTGAGTTGCCTGACCCAAGCGCGCTATGGCATTGCCTGGGGTGCGATCGGCGCCGCAATGGCGTGTTACGAGAGTTCGGTCGATTATGCGAAGAGTCGTATTCAGTGGGGTCGTCCTATTGGCGGCTTTCAACTCACGCAGCTGAAGCTTGCGGAAATGTTGACGGAGATTACAAAGGCGCAACTCCTGGTGTGGCGATTGGGTACACTCAAGAACGAAGGCACAATGCGACCCCAGCAAGTCTCGCTCGCCAAACGGAACAACGTCGCCATGGCGCTTGATATTGCTCGCGCTGCTCGCGATCTTCATGGTGCAAATGGAATTCTTGGCGAATACCCGATCATGCGTCATATGATGAACCTCGAATCAGTTAAAACATACGAGGGGACACATGATATTCACACGCTGATACTGGGCGAGGATATTACGGGGTTAGCCGCATTCGGGGGCTGA
- the phoU gene encoding phosphate signaling complex protein PhoU produces MARVHRHFEDELDTLRSMLIRMGSLVDEQVETAITALREFNEELAAYVVEREARVNELDLAVEAQCQRIFATAQPVAVDLRLLLAAMRMNSDFERIGDIAVNIAERVEPLAGHSGLIERVKALDMIATARQMLTDVINAFIHSDSAQARTVFEKEDQVDALTRETFYNLIDAMKSDPVLIEPAAHLMALLRHVERLADHATNIAEDVVFIAEAKLLRHHGSGQGTL; encoded by the coding sequence ATGGCCCGCGTTCACCGGCATTTTGAAGACGAATTGGATACCTTGCGCTCCATGCTAATCCGTATGGGTTCGCTTGTGGACGAGCAGGTCGAGACAGCGATCACTGCACTTCGGGAATTCAATGAAGAATTGGCTGCCTATGTCGTTGAACGCGAAGCGCGTGTTAACGAACTGGACTTGGCAGTTGAAGCTCAATGCCAGCGCATTTTTGCCACGGCTCAGCCAGTCGCGGTCGATCTAAGATTGCTACTCGCAGCGATGCGAATGAACAGTGATTTCGAGCGCATTGGAGATATCGCCGTTAACATCGCTGAACGCGTTGAGCCACTCGCGGGACATAGCGGGCTGATCGAGCGCGTAAAGGCACTGGATATGATCGCGACTGCGCGGCAAATGCTCACCGATGTGATTAATGCGTTCATTCACAGCGATAGTGCGCAAGCTCGTACGGTGTTCGAAAAAGAAGATCAGGTCGATGCGCTAACACGCGAGACGTTCTACAATCTGATCGACGCCATGAAATCCGATCCGGTGCTGATCGAGCCGGCGGCCCACTTGATGGCGCTCTTACGTCACGTCGAGCGTCTTGCCGACCACGCGACAAATATTGCGGAGGATGTGGTCTTTATCGCGGAAGCCAAGTTGCTGCGGCATCATGGAAGCGGACAGGGGACACTGTGA
- the pstB gene encoding phosphate ABC transporter ATP-binding protein PstB, protein MTIDYQQERARDRVPPGNGGLPLLAELPQTLETSVKVQTKNLNLFYGIKQALRDITLDIRERQVTAFIGPSGCGKSTYLRTLNRMNDLIPGVRITGEVRIDDVDIYQKGLDVVELRKRVGMVFQKSNPFPKSIFENVAYGPKLMGERNKVRLAEIVEQSLKRAAIWDEVSDRLHHSALGLSGGQQQRLCIARALAVNPEVILMDEPASALDPISTAKIEELIFELKKNYTIIIVTHNMQQAARVSDVTAFFYLGELIEAGETREMFTNPAKKQTEDYITGRFG, encoded by the coding sequence ATGACGATCGATTATCAGCAAGAGCGCGCAAGAGATAGAGTTCCACCCGGTAATGGTGGATTGCCGTTGTTGGCTGAATTGCCACAAACTCTTGAAACGTCGGTCAAAGTGCAAACAAAGAATCTTAACCTGTTCTATGGCATAAAGCAGGCGCTTAGGGACATTACACTCGATATACGCGAGCGGCAAGTGACCGCATTTATTGGCCCTTCGGGCTGTGGAAAGTCCACCTATCTTCGAACACTCAACCGGATGAACGATCTGATCCCAGGGGTTCGGATCACTGGCGAAGTCCGCATCGATGATGTTGATATATACCAGAAGGGACTCGATGTTGTTGAACTTCGTAAACGGGTCGGGATGGTTTTTCAGAAGTCGAACCCATTCCCGAAGTCTATTTTCGAGAATGTCGCCTACGGCCCGAAGTTGATGGGAGAACGGAACAAGGTACGCTTGGCAGAAATCGTCGAGCAAAGCCTTAAGCGAGCTGCGATTTGGGACGAGGTTTCAGATCGGCTGCATCACAGCGCCCTCGGGCTATCTGGTGGTCAGCAACAGCGGCTCTGTATTGCACGGGCATTGGCCGTCAATCCGGAAGTGATCCTGATGGACGAGCCTGCGAGTGCGCTCGATCCCATCTCAACGGCAAAAATAGAAGAGCTGATCTTTGAGCTGAAAAAGAACTATACGATCATTATTGTCACACACAATATGCAGCAGGCCGCCCGTGTGAGCGATGTGACGGCATTTTTCTATCTCGGAGAATTAATTGAAGCCGGAGAGACGCGCGAGATGTTCACGAATCCGGCAAAGAAACAGACGGAAGATTATATCACCGGACGATTTGGATAA
- a CDS encoding response regulator transcription factor has product MSKTILIVDDEPDIRDLISYNLTREGFICETAANGKEALAKLEHSAVALVILDIMMPELDGFDTCRAIRANPKTATIPVLFLTARHAEVDQIVSLELGGDDYVQKPVSPRVLVARVKSLLRRSDRVALGTIAREQIISPGLKIDRGSYKVFVDETEIPFPRKEFELLFFLASHPGRIFKREVLLDEVWGRDMYVVERTVDVHIFKLREKLGKYGSRIETVKGVGYRYALEG; this is encoded by the coding sequence ATGAGTAAAACGATTCTTATCGTTGACGATGAACCCGATATTCGCGACCTGATCTCGTATAATCTGACGCGGGAAGGCTTTATCTGCGAAACGGCCGCCAATGGCAAAGAGGCGCTTGCAAAGCTTGAGCATTCGGCAGTCGCGCTCGTTATTCTTGATATCATGATGCCCGAGTTGGATGGCTTCGATACGTGTCGGGCCATTCGCGCGAATCCCAAGACGGCGACAATTCCCGTTCTCTTTCTGACCGCTCGCCATGCTGAAGTCGATCAAATTGTCTCGCTTGAGCTAGGCGGCGATGACTATGTGCAAAAGCCTGTTTCTCCACGTGTTCTTGTGGCCCGCGTTAAATCTCTTCTTCGGCGTTCGGATCGTGTCGCACTGGGTACGATTGCTCGCGAGCAGATTATCTCCCCCGGACTCAAGATCGACCGCGGATCGTATAAGGTCTTTGTCGATGAAACAGAGATTCCCTTTCCGCGAAAGGAATTCGAATTGCTCTTTTTTCTGGCTTCTCATCCAGGCCGCATCTTCAAACGGGAGGTTCTCCTTGATGAAGTTTGGGGCCGCGATATGTACGTCGTCGAGCGAACGGTCGATGTTCATATATTCAAGCTTCGTGAGAAGCTTGGGAAATATGGTTCGCGTATCGAAACAGTCAAGGGCGTAGGCTATCGCTACGCGCTGGAAGGCTGA
- a CDS encoding ATP-binding protein codes for MRSLRRSAAVFPILLAVGITLLIFLLPGIGIPDKFTFPFALGLAIILSLWHARRLVRPIQNLIPQVDSQGHLSFVGTTRLAVPPEEVQALSEAMDAIARKLEGDREARQKLERVRSEFLANVSHELRTPIFAVQGFIETLLDGAIDDPKVNRDFLERAHVQSERLNNLLSDLIDISRIESGEMRMSFRVFDLQPFLRELTNELQILAKAKNIDLYFTGNVLPHHEVQAYADKDRVKQILINLVDNAIKYSGEGSSIKIELANSEPTPHEVTIRVSDNGIGIAPEHLPRLFERFYRVNKDRSRSSPGGTGLGLAIVKHLVEAHHGKIMVTSEPGKGSTFQVILNKDPF; via the coding sequence ATGCGCTCACTCCGACGCTCCGCCGCAGTCTTCCCGATTCTACTCGCGGTCGGGATTACCCTGCTTATCTTCTTGCTGCCCGGCATTGGCATACCCGATAAATTCACATTCCCATTCGCACTCGGGCTGGCCATAATCCTGAGTCTGTGGCATGCCCGACGGCTCGTGCGTCCTATCCAGAACCTCATTCCTCAAGTCGATTCTCAGGGCCACTTGTCGTTTGTAGGCACCACGCGGCTGGCCGTGCCGCCGGAAGAAGTTCAGGCCTTATCCGAAGCCATGGACGCCATCGCTCGAAAACTTGAAGGTGATCGCGAGGCTCGGCAGAAACTCGAGCGGGTCCGATCTGAATTTCTCGCTAACGTCTCGCATGAACTTCGAACACCGATCTTCGCCGTTCAGGGATTTATCGAGACGCTCCTGGATGGAGCGATCGACGATCCAAAAGTCAACCGAGATTTTCTCGAACGCGCTCATGTCCAATCTGAGCGCCTCAACAATTTGCTCAGCGATCTTATCGATATTTCCCGGATCGAATCTGGCGAAATGCGCATGAGCTTTCGCGTTTTCGATCTTCAACCCTTCTTGAGAGAGTTGACGAACGAACTTCAAATCCTTGCCAAAGCCAAGAATATTGACCTCTACTTCACCGGCAATGTGCTTCCTCACCACGAAGTTCAGGCCTACGCCGATAAGGATCGTGTCAAGCAAATCCTCATCAACCTGGTCGATAATGCGATCAAGTATTCCGGCGAAGGCAGCTCGATCAAGATCGAACTTGCCAACTCAGAACCCACACCGCATGAAGTCACGATACGGGTCTCCGATAATGGCATCGGGATCGCCCCAGAACATTTGCCGCGATTGTTCGAACGCTTTTATCGCGTCAACAAAGACCGGTCGCGGTCTTCGCCAGGAGGCACCGGACTCGGGCTTGCGATCGTCAAGCACCTCGTCGAGGCACATCATGGCAAGATCATGGTCACCAGTGAACCCGGCAAAGGATCCACGTTTCAAGTCATCCTAAACAAAGACCCGTTCTAA
- a CDS encoding sigma-70 family RNA polymerase sigma factor, producing MSHQPTTGGSGGFVQIDPLTIPASVLGFGPGIPLDVPVKPEPSSEKRRDAAETRQRRADAVDLALFEQVALERSEQAFSELYDRYAPRLYAMMLHYVRIEEDALDLMQDTFILLWEKAPLLYRENTHARAAIYHFARNCAIDAIRSRRRGKLRFEPLPEDQPTLDDLLRDERTPENNLNAKEARENLREALLTLNDSQRTAIDLAYFGGLTHAEIAARLKVAETTVDYAIYSAIRKLSKVLAPRFAEPVKRRKKVKRLPEDRLIKNEITITPYGNE from the coding sequence GTGAGTCATCAACCGACCACCGGCGGTTCCGGCGGATTTGTGCAGATCGATCCGTTGACGATTCCGGCCAGCGTGCTTGGGTTTGGTCCGGGCATCCCGCTGGACGTGCCAGTGAAGCCGGAGCCGTCCAGCGAAAAGCGGCGGGATGCTGCGGAGACGCGTCAGCGAAGGGCCGACGCAGTCGATCTGGCACTGTTCGAGCAGGTCGCGCTGGAGCGGTCGGAGCAGGCATTCAGCGAGCTCTACGATCGCTATGCGCCGCGGCTTTATGCGATGATGCTGCACTATGTTCGCATCGAGGAGGACGCGCTGGATCTGATGCAGGACACGTTCATTCTGCTATGGGAAAAAGCGCCACTGCTGTATCGTGAGAATACGCATGCTCGGGCGGCCATCTATCATTTCGCACGCAACTGTGCGATCGATGCGATCCGGTCGCGTCGGCGGGGCAAGCTTCGGTTCGAGCCATTGCCGGAAGATCAGCCGACCCTGGACGATCTGTTGCGCGATGAGCGGACGCCGGAGAATAATCTGAACGCTAAGGAAGCGCGCGAGAATTTACGCGAGGCACTGCTGACGCTCAATGATTCGCAACGGACGGCAATCGATCTTGCATATTTTGGCGGTCTCACCCATGCGGAAATTGCCGCACGGCTGAAGGTGGCCGAAACCACAGTCGACTATGCGATCTACAGTGCGATTCGAAAACTTTCCAAAGTGTTGGCGCCTCGTTTTGCAGAGCCGGTCAAGCGCCGGAAAAAGGTTAAACGATTGCCGGAAGATCGGTTGATCAAGAATGAAATTACCATCACTCCATACGGAAATGAGTGA
- a CDS encoding helix-turn-helix transcriptional regulator: MNIKRVVGDNVRFIREKRNLTQEDLSIIAHMSKTFIGDIERAKKSPTTVSLAKIAKALKIEPYILLIPDSYKQS; encoded by the coding sequence GTGAATATCAAGCGGGTAGTCGGAGACAATGTCAGGTTTATAAGGGAGAAACGCAACCTCACCCAGGAAGACCTCTCAATCATTGCCCACATGAGTAAGACATTTATCGGCGACATTGAGCGGGCCAAGAAATCACCGACGACCGTCAGTCTCGCAAAAATTGCCAAGGCCCTTAAGATCGAACCGTACATCCTACTCATTCCCGATAGCTACAAGCAGTCCTAA